The following proteins are co-located in the Microvirga ossetica genome:
- a CDS encoding YqaA family protein, whose protein sequence is MLRRLYDWTLSLAARPSAPYALALVSFSESSFFPVPPDVMLVPMMLARPDKAWSYALICTIASVIGGILGYFIGLGLYDSIGAWLFQLYGLSEGAETFRHAYAEYGHWVILLKGLTPIPYKLVTITSGFAGYHLGWFIILSILTRGARFFIIALLMSKFGPRIKSIIDNNFNLVAGLAIAAFIGGFVAFRYLF, encoded by the coding sequence ATGCTCAGACGCCTTTACGACTGGACCCTCTCCCTCGCGGCGCGACCCTCGGCCCCCTATGCGCTGGCGCTGGTGTCGTTTTCGGAAAGCTCGTTCTTTCCGGTGCCGCCGGATGTGATGCTCGTCCCGATGATGCTGGCGCGGCCCGACAAGGCCTGGTCGTATGCCCTGATCTGCACGATCGCCTCGGTGATCGGAGGCATCCTGGGTTATTTCATCGGCTTGGGACTCTACGATTCCATCGGCGCCTGGCTGTTCCAGCTCTACGGACTGTCTGAGGGCGCGGAGACGTTCCGGCACGCTTATGCGGAATACGGCCATTGGGTGATCCTGCTCAAAGGCCTGACCCCGATCCCCTACAAGCTCGTGACCATCACGTCGGGCTTTGCCGGCTATCACCTGGGCTGGTTCATAATCCTCTCGATCCTGACGCGCGGCGCGCGCTTCTTCATCATCGCCCTGCTGATGAGCAAGTTCGGCCCGCGCATCAAGTCGATCATCGACAACAACTTCAACCTGGTGGCAGGTTTGGCCATCGCCGCCTTCATCGGCGGGTTCGTGGCGTTCCGCTACCTTTTCTGA
- a CDS encoding 3-hydroxybutyryl-CoA dehydrogenase, with the protein MGIEIKTVGVVGSGQMGSGIAHVCSLAGFNVRLNDLSEDRINAGLATINGNMARQVSKGAITDGDRQAALALIKPALTYDDLSTCDLVIEAATENEEVKRRIFTNLCPSLRPDAMVATNTSSISITRLAAATDRPEKFIGIHFMNPVPVMQLVELIRGIATDDPTYESSKEFIAKLGKTSTVSEDFPAFIVNRILLPMINEAIYTLYEGVGSVEAIDTAMRLGANHPMGPLQLADFIGLDTCLSIMQVLHEGLADSKYRPCPLLVKYVEAGWLGRKTKRGFYDYRGEKPVPTR; encoded by the coding sequence ATGGGCATAGAGATCAAAACGGTTGGCGTCGTCGGCTCGGGACAGATGGGCAGCGGCATTGCCCATGTCTGTTCGCTCGCAGGATTCAACGTCCGGCTCAACGATCTCTCCGAAGATCGCATCAATGCCGGCCTTGCCACGATCAACGGCAACATGGCCCGGCAGGTCTCGAAAGGGGCCATCACCGATGGCGACCGGCAGGCGGCGCTCGCGCTGATCAAGCCGGCCCTGACCTACGACGATCTCTCGACCTGTGACCTCGTCATCGAGGCGGCGACCGAGAACGAGGAGGTCAAGCGCAGGATCTTCACTAATCTCTGCCCGTCCCTGCGCCCGGATGCGATGGTCGCCACCAACACGTCCTCGATCTCGATCACGCGGCTCGCCGCGGCCACCGACCGGCCCGAGAAGTTCATCGGTATCCATTTCATGAACCCGGTGCCGGTGATGCAGCTCGTCGAGCTGATCCGCGGCATCGCCACCGACGACCCGACCTACGAATCTTCCAAGGAATTCATCGCCAAGCTCGGCAAGACCTCCACCGTCTCCGAGGATTTCCCGGCCTTCATCGTCAACCGCATCCTGCTGCCGATGATCAACGAGGCGATCTACACCCTCTATGAGGGGGTTGGCTCGGTCGAGGCCATCGACACCGCCATGCGGCTCGGCGCCAACCATCCCATGGGTCCCCTCCAGCTGGCGGATTTCATCGGCCTCGACACCTGCCTGTCGATCATGCAGGTGCTGCACGAGGGTCTGGCCGATTCGAAGTACCGCCCCTGCCCTCTGCTGGTGAAATACGTGGAGGCCGGCTGGCTTGGACGGAAGACCAAGCGCGGCTTCTACGATTATCGCGGCGAGAAGCCGGTTCCGACCCGCTAG
- a CDS encoding DnaB-like helicase N-terminal domain-containing protein, with protein sequence MDVNGSLDGRVLAKLRLYEERLCPACWKVERDQAHKEVNSSLPPLQGTEKQVAWALQIRADAVIELLKAKSEYRHDEIRSLVLEDFHQEAIKECSASRWIRNRHASFVDQAWRYHSGREPYYRFIAEGHIESEAEILVRQYQEVGTEFFNIEAEQGILGAMLVNNDVCDAVFFLKPEHFIEDLHKRLFAVMEALFNAGKIVTTSLLGHFLGNRDLGGITVSQYLDVLVEKAPDISDVKRLALTIYALSKCRSQMEA encoded by the coding sequence TTGGACGTCAATGGCTCCCTTGATGGCAGGGTCCTCGCGAAGCTCCGGCTGTATGAGGAGAGGCTTTGCCCAGCATGCTGGAAGGTAGAGCGGGACCAAGCTCATAAGGAAGTCAACAGTTCACTGCCGCCTCTCCAGGGCACTGAGAAGCAGGTAGCGTGGGCCTTGCAAATCCGGGCTGATGCGGTGATCGAACTCTTGAAAGCAAAATCAGAGTATCGCCATGATGAAATTAGATCCCTGGTCTTGGAGGACTTCCACCAGGAAGCCATCAAGGAATGCTCGGCGAGCAGGTGGATCCGCAATCGACACGCCTCATTCGTCGATCAGGCATGGCGCTATCATTCAGGCAGAGAGCCATACTATCGGTTCATAGCTGAAGGCCACATCGAGAGTGAGGCTGAAATCCTCGTAAGGCAGTATCAGGAAGTCGGAACGGAGTTCTTCAATATCGAAGCTGAACAAGGCATTCTTGGAGCAATGCTCGTAAACAATGATGTATGCGATGCCGTGTTCTTCCTTAAGCCAGAACATTTTATAGAAGACCTCCACAAGAGGCTGTTTGCAGTGATGGAAGCGTTGTTTAACGCAGGAAAGATAGTGACAACTTCACTTCTTGGGCATTTCTTGGGAAACCGGGATCTAGGCGGCATCACAGTATCTCAATATCTAGATGTGCTCGTTGAAAAGGCGCCAGACATCTCCGATGTCAAGCGACTGGCCCTGACAATTTATGCCCTGTCCAAATGCCGTTCGCAGATGGAAGCGTAA
- a CDS encoding D-TA family PLP-dependent enzyme, whose amino-acid sequence MSIEALKNEVARQFGTPAVVIDLDVVERNIARVQALCDAAGIANRPHIKTHKSPVIAAMQRDAGARGITCQKLGEAEIMAEGGQDDILIAYNLLGEEKMARLGRLLSQVKVTVAADNPVVVAGLPEAAAIAGRDLDVVVECDTGRKRAGVETVAEAVALARDIASRPGLSFAGFMLYPPEDATAETQAFLDKATAGIREFGLEPRIVSTGGTPNLRNLGKIKGATEHRAGTSVFNDRMMLAAGVAGLEDCALTVYATVVSRAGPERGILDSGSKTLTSDTGGGLDGHGLILEHPQARIARFAEEHGFLDLSACNDRPSIGDVVRIVPNHVCVVVNMVDRLVTVRGDRIVGELPVAARGRLT is encoded by the coding sequence ATGAGCATCGAGGCTCTCAAAAACGAGGTCGCGCGGCAATTCGGGACGCCGGCGGTCGTGATCGATCTCGACGTGGTCGAGCGCAACATCGCGCGGGTGCAGGCCCTGTGCGATGCAGCCGGCATCGCCAACAGGCCGCATATCAAGACGCACAAGAGCCCGGTCATCGCCGCCATGCAGCGCGATGCGGGCGCCCGCGGCATCACCTGCCAGAAGCTGGGCGAAGCCGAGATCATGGCCGAGGGCGGCCAAGACGACATCCTCATCGCCTACAACCTCCTCGGCGAGGAGAAGATGGCCCGCCTCGGCCGGTTGCTGTCCCAGGTGAAAGTCACCGTGGCGGCCGACAACCCCGTCGTGGTCGCGGGGCTGCCCGAGGCAGCCGCCATCGCCGGACGCGATCTCGATGTGGTCGTCGAGTGCGATACCGGGCGCAAGCGAGCCGGGGTCGAGACGGTCGCGGAGGCCGTTGCGCTCGCGAGGGACATTGCCTCCCGTCCCGGGCTCTCCTTTGCCGGCTTCATGCTGTATCCGCCGGAGGACGCCACGGCCGAGACGCAGGCCTTCCTCGACAAGGCCACCGCCGGAATCAGGGAGTTCGGGCTCGAGCCGCGCATCGTCTCGACGGGCGGCACGCCCAACCTGCGCAATCTCGGCAAAATCAAAGGCGCAACCGAGCATCGGGCCGGCACTTCGGTGTTCAACGATCGCATGATGCTGGCAGCCGGCGTCGCCGGGCTGGAGGATTGCGCGCTTACGGTCTATGCGACTGTGGTCAGCCGGGCCGGCCCAGAGCGGGGCATTCTCGATTCCGGCTCCAAGACCCTGACCAGCGACACGGGAGGCGGCCTCGACGGGCATGGCCTCATTCTCGAGCATCCCCAGGCCAGGATCGCCCGTTTCGCGGAAGAGCACGGCTTTCTCGATCTCTCCGCCTGCAACGACCGGCCCAGCATCGGCGACGTGGTGCGCATCGTGCCGAACCATGTCTGCGTGGTGGTCAACATGGTGGATCGTCTGGTCACCGTGCGGGGAGACAGGATCGTCGGCGAATTGCCGGTCGCGGCAAGGGGCAGGCTGACCTGA
- a CDS encoding disulfide bond formation protein B yields MRLALTMRQAALAVALGAAATIGGALVFEHVFGYVPCKLCLMQRNPYYLAIPLGLAAALLPPRWARIWLWLLPLTFIVSAGLGAYHSGVEWGFFAGPSDCGGGSGAAAGSVGDFMNQLQTTRVVSCTEAAWRFLGLSLAGWNVLISLGLAAFAALAASRKGFYVGR; encoded by the coding sequence ATGCGTCTCGCACTGACCATGCGCCAAGCGGCTCTCGCCGTCGCCCTCGGGGCTGCGGCTACCATCGGCGGCGCGCTCGTCTTCGAGCATGTCTTCGGCTACGTGCCCTGCAAGCTCTGCCTCATGCAGCGCAATCCCTATTACCTCGCCATTCCCCTCGGCCTTGCCGCCGCTCTCCTGCCGCCGCGCTGGGCCAGGATCTGGCTCTGGCTCCTGCCGCTCACCTTCATCGTGAGCGCGGGGCTCGGCGCCTATCATTCCGGCGTCGAATGGGGCTTCTTCGCAGGCCCGAGCGATTGCGGCGGCGGGTCGGGTGCCGCGGCAGGCAGCGTGGGCGATTTCATGAACCAGCTGCAGACCACCCGCGTCGTCAGCTGCACGGAAGCGGCCTGGCGCTTCCTCGGCCTGTCGCTGGCGGGCTGGAACGTGCTGATCTCGCTCGGGCTCGCGGCTTTTGCTGCCCTAGCGGCATCCCGGAAGGGCTTTTACGTCGGCCGCTGA
- a CDS encoding electron transfer flavoprotein subunit alpha/FixB family protein — MTTLLIAEHDNAHLKDATHKALSAATALGAPVHVLVAGANAKAAAEAASKLAGVEKVLLADSAPYEHQLAEPVAALIVSLAGSYDALVAPATTTGKNVMPRVAALLDVMQVSDITKVVSPDTFERPIYAGNAIQTVQATDAKKVITVRTAAFPAAAEGGSAAIETVNAADDPGTSSFKGEEIAQSDRPELTSARIIISGGRSLGSSENFTKYIEPIADKLGAAMGASRAAVDAGYAPNDWQVGQTGKVVAPDLYIAVGISGAIQHLAGMKDSKVIVAINKDEEAPIFQVADYGLVGDLFTILPELKEELTKAGQ; from the coding sequence ATGACCACCCTGCTGATCGCCGAGCACGACAACGCTCACCTGAAGGATGCCACCCACAAGGCGCTCTCCGCCGCCACGGCGCTCGGTGCGCCGGTGCATGTGCTGGTCGCCGGCGCCAACGCCAAGGCGGCCGCGGAAGCCGCATCGAAGCTCGCGGGCGTGGAGAAGGTGCTCCTCGCCGACAGCGCTCCTTACGAGCACCAGCTCGCCGAGCCGGTTGCGGCGCTGATCGTGTCGCTGGCGGGCTCCTACGACGCCCTGGTGGCGCCGGCGACCACCACCGGCAAGAACGTGATGCCGCGCGTCGCCGCGCTGCTCGACGTGATGCAGGTCTCCGACATCACCAAGGTGGTCTCGCCCGACACCTTCGAGCGGCCGATCTATGCCGGCAACGCCATCCAGACGGTGCAGGCAACCGACGCCAAGAAGGTGATCACCGTGCGCACCGCCGCCTTCCCGGCAGCGGCCGAGGGCGGCTCGGCTGCCATCGAGACGGTGAATGCGGCCGACGATCCGGGCACATCGTCCTTCAAGGGCGAGGAGATCGCGCAATCCGACCGGCCCGAGCTGACCTCGGCCCGGATCATCATTTCGGGCGGACGCTCGCTCGGAAGCTCCGAGAACTTCACCAAGTACATCGAGCCGATCGCCGACAAGCTCGGGGCGGCGATGGGCGCTTCCCGCGCGGCGGTGGATGCCGGCTATGCGCCGAACGACTGGCAGGTCGGCCAGACCGGCAAGGTGGTGGCGCCCGATCTCTACATCGCGGTCGGGATTTCAGGGGCCATTCAGCATCTGGCCGGCATGAAGGATTCCAAGGTGATCGTGGCCATCAACAAGGATGAGGAGGCCCCGATCTTCCAGGTGGCCGATTACGGCCTCGTCGGCGACCTCTTCACAATCCTCCCGGAACTGAAGGAGGAGTTGACCAAAGCCGGTCAATAA
- a CDS encoding Crp/Fnr family transcriptional regulator, whose amino-acid sequence MAAAALIRKLEQYDRISDAERQVLEQAVVRQRAVAKGEDLVREGDRPSESLLLITGFAARHNILRNGKRQITALHVPGDFVDLHSFLIKTMDHGVMAITPCTLGVVPHETLRAITETQPHLTRLLALHIAVDAAIHRQWLVSIGRQSAREHAAQLLCELFLRLQAVGLTEGSGFKLPLTQAELGDTLGLSTVHVNRILQGLRKEGLITWQGETVVIEDWPRLQETAEFDPTFLCLKSEPR is encoded by the coding sequence ATGGCAGCCGCCGCTTTGATCCGGAAGCTTGAGCAATACGACCGCATCTCAGATGCCGAGCGACAGGTGTTGGAGCAAGCCGTCGTCCGGCAAAGGGCTGTGGCCAAGGGAGAGGACTTGGTACGCGAGGGGGATCGTCCGTCGGAGAGCCTCCTCCTCATCACCGGCTTTGCCGCTCGCCACAACATCCTGCGGAATGGCAAGCGCCAGATCACAGCCCTGCATGTGCCTGGTGACTTCGTTGACCTACACAGCTTCCTGATCAAGACGATGGACCACGGCGTCATGGCCATCACACCCTGCACGCTCGGCGTGGTGCCCCACGAGACCTTGCGCGCCATCACAGAAACCCAGCCTCACCTGACCCGTTTGCTTGCATTGCACATTGCCGTCGATGCGGCCATCCACCGTCAATGGCTCGTCTCCATTGGGCGCCAGTCCGCCCGGGAGCACGCCGCCCAACTGCTCTGCGAGTTGTTTCTCCGCCTTCAGGCGGTTGGGCTCACCGAAGGCTCCGGATTCAAGCTTCCCCTCACCCAGGCTGAGCTGGGCGATACTCTTGGGCTCTCCACTGTTCACGTCAATCGAATCCTCCAGGGATTACGGAAGGAAGGTCTGATCACCTGGCAAGGAGAAACGGTGGTCATTGAGGATTGGCCACGTCTGCAAGAGACGGCTGAGTTTGACCCAACCTTCCTGTGCCTGAAAAGCGAGCCACGCTAG
- a CDS encoding helix-turn-helix domain-containing protein gives MTTHLLVSMPALAAEPEPGADPLLEEQIKQMKGGPGSEWAGDIRRLLCTWLTSHRCSADAMADLLAMSRRTFDRRLKSRGTSYRALANEIRFEVACRLLKDTEMSLIQIAAALGYSEASAFTRAFRGWSGQAPSAWRAAH, from the coding sequence ATGACGACCCACTTGCTTGTGTCCATGCCTGCGCTGGCCGCTGAGCCAGAGCCTGGGGCAGATCCCCTGCTGGAGGAGCAGATCAAGCAAATGAAGGGCGGCCCGGGATCCGAATGGGCGGGCGACATCCGGCGGTTGCTCTGTACGTGGTTGACGAGCCATCGCTGTTCGGCGGACGCCATGGCCGATCTGCTGGCGATGAGCCGCCGCACCTTCGACCGCCGCCTGAAGAGCCGCGGCACCAGCTACAGGGCACTTGCAAACGAGATCCGGTTCGAGGTTGCCTGTCGTCTGCTCAAGGATACCGAGATGTCGCTCATCCAGATTGCGGCGGCTCTTGGCTATTCCGAGGCCAGCGCCTTCACCCGCGCTTTCCGGGGCTGGTCCGGCCAGGCGCCAAGCGCGTGGCGAGCCGCCCACTAA
- a CDS encoding DUF6894 family protein, producing MPRFYFDVREGARFIPDEEGLELESLDAAEREAAVSAVDIGRSQLPHGKVREITVEVNDENGLGLIAATTSLTVLRTIRTLA from the coding sequence GTGCCTCGGTTCTATTTCGACGTGCGGGAAGGAGCGCGCTTCATCCCTGATGAGGAAGGCCTTGAGCTTGAGAGCTTGGACGCCGCCGAGCGGGAGGCGGCTGTAAGCGCGGTTGACATCGGGCGGAGCCAGCTTCCGCACGGCAAGGTTCGTGAGATCACGGTCGAGGTCAACGATGAAAACGGCCTCGGGCTGATCGCCGCGACCACCTCTTTAACGGTGCTCCGGACGATCCGTACGCTCGCGTGA
- a CDS encoding electron transfer flavoprotein subunit beta/FixA family protein: MKLLVCVKRVVDYNVKIRVKGDGSGVELANVKMSMNPFDEIAVEEAVRLKEQGKATEIVAVSIGPQQAGETLRTALAMGADRGILVKTDAVVEPLAVAKILAQVVAQEKPDLVIMGKQAIDDDANQTGQMLAALLGWPQGTFAFKVAVGEGSIDVTREVDGGLQTVALKLPAIVTTDLRLNEPRYASLPNIMKAKKKPLDETSPETLGVDVAPRLKVLKTAEPGGRKAGVKVASVAELVQKLKVEAGVL, encoded by the coding sequence ATGAAGCTTCTGGTCTGTGTGAAGCGTGTTGTGGACTACAACGTGAAGATCCGTGTGAAGGGCGACGGGAGCGGGGTCGAACTGGCCAACGTCAAGATGTCGATGAACCCGTTCGACGAGATCGCCGTCGAGGAGGCGGTGCGCCTGAAGGAACAGGGCAAGGCCACCGAGATCGTCGCCGTCTCCATCGGCCCGCAACAGGCGGGCGAGACCCTTCGCACGGCGCTCGCCATGGGGGCCGACCGCGGCATCCTGGTCAAGACCGACGCTGTCGTCGAGCCGCTGGCGGTGGCCAAGATCCTGGCCCAGGTGGTCGCGCAGGAGAAGCCCGACCTCGTCATCATGGGCAAGCAGGCCATCGACGACGATGCCAACCAGACCGGCCAGATGCTGGCCGCCCTGCTCGGCTGGCCGCAGGGCACGTTCGCCTTCAAGGTCGCTGTCGGCGAGGGCTCCATCGACGTCACCCGCGAGGTCGATGGTGGGCTGCAGACGGTGGCCTTGAAGCTGCCGGCCATCGTCACCACGGACCTGCGCCTCAACGAGCCGCGCTATGCCAGCTTGCCCAACATCATGAAGGCCAAGAAGAAGCCGCTCGACGAGACGAGCCCGGAGACGCTCGGCGTCGACGTGGCCCCGCGCCTGAAGGTGCTCAAGACCGCCGAGCCCGGCGGGCGCAAGGCCGGCGTCAAGGTGGCGTCGGTGGCCGAACTGGTCCAGAAGCTCAAAGTCGAAGCCGGCGTGCTCTAA
- a CDS encoding helix-turn-helix domain-containing protein — translation MEMLSPGRAGLPQSRRGRRPLTEEVQRSLRVKLIRNTFTSDMAASLYAVSRRTLYRYLKAEGRTFRQVTNEVRCVIACTLLAETDLTLSQIAEILNYSEASAFTRAFRRWAGQPPSVWRSSHRARKGRSRRRRP, via the coding sequence ATGGAAATGCTGTCCCCCGGCAGGGCAGGCCTGCCCCAATCACGTCGTGGCCGACGCCCGCTCACCGAGGAGGTGCAGCGCTCGCTTCGGGTCAAACTCATCCGGAATACTTTTACGTCTGACATGGCCGCCAGCCTCTACGCGGTGTCCCGCCGGACCCTGTACCGGTACCTGAAAGCCGAAGGCCGCACATTTCGGCAGGTGACCAACGAGGTCCGCTGCGTGATTGCCTGCACGCTGCTCGCCGAGACGGACCTGACGCTCAGCCAGATTGCTGAAATCCTGAACTACTCCGAGGCCAGCGCCTTTACCCGCGCCTTCCGGCGCTGGGCGGGTCAGCCCCCGTCGGTCTGGCGCAGCAGTCATCGCGCGCGCAAAGGACGGTCACGGCGTCGCCGACCTTAA
- a CDS encoding HNH endonuclease: MTIHVQPVVRPEACPALVLNADYRPLSYYPLSIWCWQDAIKAVFLDRVNIVSEYDKVVRSPTFEIRLPSVISLKTYVKPSRHPAFTRFNVFLRDRFSCQYCGDREDLTFDHVVPRSKGGQTTWENVVAACAPCNLRKGDKLPREVEMWPRQSPFAPTVHDLHSNGRLFPPNYLHDSWMDYLYWDSELEP, from the coding sequence GTGACGATACACGTCCAGCCTGTTGTGCGACCCGAGGCCTGTCCGGCTCTCGTGCTCAATGCCGATTACCGGCCGTTGAGCTACTACCCCTTGTCCATCTGGTGCTGGCAGGATGCGATCAAGGCGGTCTTCCTCGACCGGGTCAACATCGTCTCCGAATACGACAAGGTCGTGCGAAGTCCGACCTTCGAGATCCGCCTCCCCTCGGTCATCTCCTTAAAAACCTACGTCAAACCGTCTCGGCATCCCGCCTTCACCCGCTTCAACGTCTTCCTGCGCGACCGCTTCAGCTGCCAATATTGCGGAGACCGCGAAGACCTCACCTTCGATCACGTCGTTCCCCGCTCCAAGGGCGGGCAGACCACCTGGGAAAACGTCGTCGCCGCCTGTGCGCCGTGCAACCTCAGGAAGGGGGACAAGCTGCCCCGCGAGGTGGAAATGTGGCCTCGGCAGAGCCCCTTCGCCCCCACCGTCCACGATCTCCATTCCAACGGCCGCCTCTTTCCGCCCAATTACCTCCACGACAGCTGGATGGACTATCTCTACTGGGACAGCGAGCTCGAGCCATAA
- the istB gene encoding IS21-like element helper ATPase IstB, translated as MSAEAPEILLAHHLKALKLPTFLREHQKLARQCATEGLDHVRFLARLVEMELIDRERRMVERRIKTAKFPAVKSLDSFDFAAIPRLNKMQVLELARGEWIERRENVIALGPSGTGKTHIALGLGLAACQRGLSVGFTTASALVSEMMEARDERRLLRLQRQMAGYKLLIIDELGFVPLSKTGAELLFELISRRYERGATLITSNLPFDEWTETLGSERLTGALLDRLTHHVSILEMNGESYRLAHSRSRKRQTSS; from the coding sequence ATGAGCGCTGAAGCTCCCGAGATTTTGCTCGCCCACCACCTCAAGGCGCTCAAACTGCCCACATTCCTGCGCGAGCACCAGAAGCTGGCCCGCCAATGCGCCACCGAGGGGCTTGACCATGTCCGCTTCTTGGCCCGGCTCGTGGAGATGGAGCTGATCGACCGCGAGCGGCGGATGGTCGAGCGGCGCATCAAGACCGCGAAGTTCCCGGCCGTCAAAAGCCTCGACAGCTTCGACTTCGCCGCCATCCCGAGACTGAACAAGATGCAGGTCCTAGAGCTGGCGCGTGGCGAGTGGATCGAGCGGCGCGAGAATGTCATTGCCCTCGGCCCCTCCGGCACCGGCAAGACCCATATCGCCCTGGGGCTCGGGCTGGCCGCCTGCCAAAGGGGACTGTCCGTCGGCTTCACCACAGCCTCTGCCCTGGTCAGCGAGATGATGGAGGCCCGTGACGAGCGCCGCCTGCTTCGTCTCCAGAGGCAGATGGCCGGATACAAGCTGCTGATCATCGACGAACTGGGCTTCGTGCCCCTCTCGAAGACCGGGGCGGAGCTGCTGTTCGAGCTGATCTCGCGACGCTACGAACGCGGCGCCACCCTCATAACCAGCAATCTGCCCTTTGACGAATGGACCGAGACCCTTGGCTCAGAACGCCTTACGGGCGCACTTCTCGACCGACTGACCCACCATGTCAGCATCCTCGAGATGAACGGCGAGAGCTACCGTCTTGCTCATAGCCGATCGCGCAAACGGCAAACATCGTCCTGA
- a CDS encoding WGR domain-containing protein translates to MPDDLRSPIKHHLVLHRIDPEQGIRRFYALMIERDLFGIVRLVRNWGRIGTTGQELVEVFDDELRAGEALEAVARAKRRRGYRDL, encoded by the coding sequence GTGCCTGACGACCTCCGCTCCCCCATCAAGCACCACCTGGTGCTGCACCGGATCGACCCGGAGCAGGGGATCCGGCGCTTTTACGCCCTCATGATCGAGCGGGATCTGTTCGGGATCGTGCGCCTGGTGCGCAATTGGGGCCGGATCGGCACGACCGGGCAGGAGCTGGTCGAGGTTTTCGACGACGAGCTCAGGGCCGGGGAGGCGCTCGAGGCGGTCGCCCGGGCCAAGCGGCGACGCGGGTACAGGGATTTATGA